A window of Drosophila subobscura isolate 14011-0131.10 chromosome E, UCBerk_Dsub_1.0, whole genome shotgun sequence contains these coding sequences:
- the LOC117891415 gene encoding AF4/FMR2 family member lilli isoform X6, with protein MRPPIPEVPPKEIGTALTRVCLRHKAVETRLKTFTSAIMDCLVQPLQDKIEDWKRTVATIDKDHAKEYKRCRSELKKRSSDTLRLQKKARKGQTDGLQSLMDSHMQDVTLRRAELEEVEKRSLRAAMVEERLRYCSFVHMLQPVVHEECEVMSELGHLQEAMQSIALVTKEPSVLPQASEELIHDAKASINLYPESPGGGSGSQGGGCSNSLGSRKSSVCSISSMNSSGSSNSPGHHHYPRSLSQASNATNQTANVSTWPPHSQDAVDTLPPTADRPHTISTAYEKGHQRPPLTVYTFQNPETIHESGSGSINNGSVASSNGQPASGQSTPATQKSPAASLSRPPLPVRCSSLERPLSAQSNHRQGGGSGGGGGGVGLLQRQCPSPIPAHITKELSAAHHAQQQQQQQQQLQQQQSPPTYVNMSELANMAALKLTNHQQQQQQQQQQQKPAPLQQQSSIDSICSQHSNDSSGSHQLLQQQQQQQQTPLAAQHLASTRSHSISSTASSLHSHPSIDSTVACGSLVGQHTHSTSTNTNTTSPSSGCSTPQNHYSPLLTNSPTSTAAGTPSGSSISTGTGTGLGFVYQVSSPTPPTSEVQQVLKITEQQQQQAQQAAEDTDERSRASVLQKASMFEKQAAAVAAAAGSVSPPVPLTAAAPSTVVAPKRSEAEQQEMDKSFEDSIQALNNLIGELDSFQREIDEGKGKQNSSSSSNTNSNNNLTTTSSSSSSENNNMLPTCITSITSTSNIELCGISNQTNSSGCGTDISDTTSEELAGETEPTRRERELLGASDSELSRCYVSETSSLTGGLTAGGYENPTFAHFVASASRDDPYNGGSGSEGRSLYAPASVCVSADSISLAASDSICLSGQPRHAYVDTCSDSGSAVVVIYDHQIPNTPDIEFVKQNSEIVLLRTKDPQVQSQLQLHELRELQQLPSNLLAGSPDSPDSSGSGKTPASATATVAPAKQRLSSFRASSEQQLQLLGRGSPQRGKAKQQQSTQQQQQQQQQQPAQGTTVSDSDSQATVEPPVMRRQLPPKPNSLSLSLFNGAAAGAVGAAVQPPSVADKPLIPRKSDFKADLDAKIRKQKQKIQQQLLQQQQQQEQQQQPQQHSPQSPPNRNCNVTNSPAAGIVIASASEYQNHNHSMPSQKMPPTAATPSALTSLSARGSSSSSLLPSTASASTSISSSAPATLLPVTPPPPPPPAHPYVCSPANTNSIANANASLKPCITPRPASLSGGGGGAGGGGAGGSSTRIARRSSINQAKPPPPVRRSSSVTPSPNAAAVGHATQQQQQQHNPQLSCSSEHLPPPPAFMLESMSSCTPPAAASAMPNSALKVSETVRALAAMRHQPASPGTLRRIQQQQQQQQQQQHLQQQHLQQQHQPLLQSVHNSPMNEDLSYEAYYDSYMDLQAYAHALANGQQQQQMPARFNQQQQQQQQQQQQQYYYSQQQQHVPQKPPTPPVYHAPPAPAPAPAPAPAADATFRTSSPAAGGGGGGGGGIYAQPKLVNNMSSFRTSSPSPNGHGHGHAHPLPPTQPKANPNLIAQLNARINSKQQQHQQHQHQQQQHVNEGIYGNQQQPGGGESIYTRSGLSMSQQQPQQQQNYDGKSEHQQQQQQHRIYASYGTSSSNPSTAAALASNSIQAASILTSATSFNALPHFPLSSSTSSLLSKVSSFSNSTAAAAAASASAAVASHYQPPQAPLAAAASSKDFGNYSSSFNKNSAAAATSSNMRQAQQQQQQQQQYQQQQQQHYTCPPPLEDPPPPPIYSAGASATMPKKLARPHAAQSAAAAQLSAYAAGSATATLPKNMMQQQQRLQQQQQQLQQQQQYQQPLGMGNGNGHANQRPQLPLPQQQKLRAAQQQHLVEQQQQQRQPPIPSRHSSVQQKIFVSTNPFIQTTAVKFHSPSASPTCGSPVTGAGSGSGAAASIYATTARGSHHQQQQQQLQQQQQYQQQLQQQQHYYRDAAAGNSNGGAAYYNHNNAHGHGHANSNAHAHAHAHAHMSHAQAHHPNYATSTNIEKTGSIRAKTKAEFLENLNAKLAKQGMSGRAFAVRNLINSKALMYQNPQNLSRPSAQYRRPPTYPNSTTTTGTPTGTTCDDQC; from the exons ATGCGGCCACCAATTCCAGAG GTGCCTCCAAAGGAAATTGGCACCGCCCTGACGCGCGTTTGTCTGCGCCACAAGGCGGTGGAGACGCGCCTGAAGACCTTCACCAGCGCCATTATGGATTGTCTGGTGCAGCCGCTGCAGGATAAGATCGAGGACTGGAAGCGCACCGTGGCCACCATCGACAAGGATCATGCCAAAGAGTATAAGCGCTGCCGCAGCGAGCTGAAGAAGCGCTCCAGCGACACGCTGCGGCTGCAGAAGAAGGCGCGCAAGGGTCAAACCGATGGCCTGCAGTCGCTGATGGACTCCCACATGCAGGACGTAACGCTGCGCCGcgccgagctggaggaggtCGAGAAGCGTTCACTGCGCGCGGCCATGGTGGAGGAGCGACTGCGTTACTGCAGCTTTGTGCACATGCTGCAGCCGGTGGTGCACGAGGAGTGCGAAGTGATGTCCGAGTTGGGGCATTTGCAG GAGGCCATGCAGTCCATTGCTTTGGTCACCAAGGAGCCGAGTGTGCTGCCGCAAGCCTCCGAGGAGCTCATACACGATGCCAAGGCCAGCATTAATCTGTACCCAGAGTCCCCCGGCGGTGGTTCCGGCTCACAGGGCGGCGGCTGCTCCAACTCCTTGGGCTCCAGAAAGAGCTCCGTGTGCTCCATTAGCAGCATGAATAGCAGCGGCTCCAGCAACTCGCCGGGACATCATCACTATCCACGCTCCCTGTCGCAG GCCTCCAATGCAACGAATCAAACGGCAAATGTCTCCACTTGGCCGCCACATTCCCAGGACGCGGTGGACACACTGCCACCCACGGCCGATCGACCGCACACCATTTCCACGGCCTACGAGAAGGGTCATCAGCGTCCACCGTTGACAGTCTACACGTTCCAGAACCCAGAGACCATACACGAgtccggcagcggcagcatcaacAATGGCTCGGTGGCCTCATCCAATGGACAGCCAGCATCGGGCCAGAGCACGCCGGCCACACAGAAGTCACCAGCGGCCTCGTTGAGTCGTCCGCCATTGCCAGTT CGCTGCTCATCGCTGGAGCGTCCGTTGTCCGCGCAGAGCAATCATCGCCagggcggtggcagcggcggcggcggcggtggcgttgGACTGCTGCAGCGTCAGTGCCCCTCACCGATACCAGCTCATATCACGAAAG AGCTGTCCGCAGCACATcatgcacagcagcaacagcagcagcagcagcagctccaacagcagcagagtccGCCCACCTACGTTAACATGTCCGAACTGGCCAACATGGCGGCCTTGAAGCTCACtaaccaccagcaacagcagcagcagcagcagcagcaacagaagccagcgccactgcagcagcagagttcCATTGATTCGATCTGCTCGCAGCATTCCAACGACTCCTCGGGCTCACatcagctgctccagcagcagcagcagcaacagcaaacgcCTCTTGCTGCCCAGCACCTTGCCAGCACACGCTCCCATTCCATATCCTCGACGGCATCGTCGCTGCACTCGCATCCATCGATCGATTCGACGGTCGCTTGCGGCTCCCTTGTGGGCCAGCATACacacagcaccagcaccaataCGAACACCACCTCGCCGTCCAGTGGCTGCTCCACGCCACAGAACCATTACTCGCCACTGTTAACCAACTCACCCACATCCACTGCCGCAGGTAcgcccagcggcagcagcattagcaccggcaccggcaccggtcTGGGCTTTGTCTATCAAGTCAGCTCACCCACGCCGCCAACCAGCGAGGTGCAGCAGGTGCTGAAGAtcactgagcagcagcagcagcaggcacagcaggCGGCCGAGGACACAGACGAGCGTTCGCGTGCCTCTGTGCTGCAAAAGGCTTCCATGTTCGAGAAGCAAGCGGCAGCTGTGGCCGCAGCAGCGGGCAGTGTGTCGCCACCAGTGCCGCTTACGGCTGCAGCCCCATCGACAGTTGTGGCACCCAAACGATCCGAGGCCGAGCAACAGGAAATGG ACAAATCTTTCGAAGACTCAATCCAagcattaaataatttaattggcGAACTAGACTCGTTCCAACGTGAGATCGATGAGGGCAAGGGcaagcagaacagcagcagcagcagcaacaccaacagcaacaacaacctgACAACAacgagtagcagcagcagcagcgagaacaACAACATGCTGCCCACGTGCATCACCAGCATCACGAGCACCTCCAACATCGAGCTGTGCGGCATCAGCAATCAGACAAACTCCAGCGGCTGTGGCACAGACATTTCGGACACCACCTCGGAGGAGCTCGCCGGCGAGACGGAACCCACGcggcgagagcgagagctgctGGGCGCCAGCGATTCGGAGCTGAGTCGCTGCTATGTGAGCGAGACGAGTTCGCTGACCGGCGGCCTCACCGCAGGCGGCTACGAGAATCCCACATTCGCTCACTTTGTGGCGAGTGCGAGCCGCGACGATCCCTACAACGGGGGCTCGGGCAGCGAGGGCCGCTCGCTGTATGCGCCCGCGTCCGTGTGCGTGTCCGCGGACAGCATCTCGCTGGCCGCCTCCGACAGCATTTGCCTGTCGGGCCAGCCGCGGCACGCCTACGTGGACACCTGCAGtgacagcggcagcgccgTCGTGGTGATCTACGACCATCAGATACCCAACACGCCGGACATTGAGTTTGTCAAGCAGAACTCGGAGATTGTGCTGCTGCGCACCAAGGACCCTCAGGTGCAgtcacagctgcagctgcacgagCTGCGggagttgcagcagttgcCCTCGAACCTCCTAGCCGGATCCCCGGACTCGCCGGACTCCTCGGGCAGTGGGAAGACGCCCGCGTCGGCAACAGCAACTGTGGCGCCCGCCAAGCAGCGACTCTCCTCGTTTCGCGCCtccagcgagcagcagctacagctgctCGGACGCGGCAGTCCACAAAGAGGTaaagcaaaacagcagcagtcgacccagcagcagcagcaacagcagcagcagcagccggcacaGGGTACAACAGTCAGTGATAGCGATAGCCAGGCAACAGTAGAGCCTCCTGTGATGCGGCGACAGCTGCCCCCAAAGCCCAACAGCCTCAGCCTGAGCCTTTTCAATGGTGCGGCTGCAGGTGCGGTTGGGGCTGCGGTTCAGCCTCCCAGTGTAGCCGACAAGCCATTGATACCCCGCAAGTCAGACTTTAAGGCTGATTTAGATGCCAAAATAcgcaagcagaagcagaagattCAACAGCAAttattgcagcagcagcagcagcaagagcaacagcagcagccgcaacaacaCTCACCACAGTCGCCCCCAAACCGAAACTGTAATGTCACTAATAGCCCAGCGGCTGGCATTGTTATTGCATCCGCATCAGAATACCAAAACCATAATCATAGTATGCCAAGCCAAAAGATGccgccaacagcagcaactccatCTGCATTAACATCATTGTCAGCTCGcggctcatcatcatcatcattattacCATCAACTGCATCTGCATCCACATCGATATCATCAAGTGCTCCTGCTACGCTCCTGCCCGTtacgccgccaccaccaccaccacccgccCATCCATATGTGTGCTCCCCAGCCAATACGAATTccattgccaatgccaatgccagtcTCAAGCCGTGCATTACGCCCCGGCCGGCCTCGCTGTCGGG aggaggaggaggtgcaggaggaggaggagcaggtggcAGCTCAACGCGCATCGCACGTCGTTCGTCCATCAATCAGGcaaagccaccgccgccagtgCGACGCAGCTCCTCGGTGACGCCCAGCccgaatgcagcagcagtgggg cacgcgacgcaacagcagcagcagcagcataaccCACAGCTAAGCTGCTCCAGCGAGCATCTACCACCGCCGCCCGCCTTTATGCTGGAGTCCATGTCCAGCTGCACACCACCAGCCGCGGCCTCGGCCATGCCCAACTCCGCGCTGAAGGTGTCCGAGACGGTGCGCGCTCTGGCAGCCATGCGGCATCAGCCAGCGTCGCCGGGCACGCTGCGCAggatacagcagcagcagcagcaacagcaacagcagcaacatttgcaacagcaacatttgcagcagcaacatcaacccCTACTGCAG TCCGTGCACAACTCACCCATGAATGAAGACCTAAGCTATGAGGCCTACTATGACTCGTATATGGATCTGCAGGCGTATGCTCATGCCTTGGCcaatggccaacagcagcagcaaatgccaGCACGCTttaatcaacagcagcagcagcagcagcagcagcagcagcagcaatattactactcacagcagcagcaacatgtgcCACAGAAGCCACCAACGCCGCCTGTGTACCATGCAccaccagcgccagcgccagcgccagcaccagcaccagcagcggatGCC ACGTTCCGCACCTCATCACCAGccgcaggaggaggcggcggcggtggcggtggcatcTATGCCCAGCCCAAGCTGGTCAACAACATGTCCAGCTTTCGCACGAGCAGCCCCAGTCCcaacggacatggacatgggcatgCGCACCCACTGCCACCGACACAGCCCAAGGCGAATCCGAATCTAATTGCACAGCTCAATGCGAGAatcaacagcaagcagcagcagcaccagcaacaccagcaccagcagcagcaacatgtcAACGAGGGCATCTAtggcaatcagcagcagccaggaggaggCGAGTCCATCTACACGCGCAGCGGCCTGTCCATGtcccaacagcagccgcaacagcagcaaaactaTGACGGTAAATCagagcaccaacagcagcagcagcagcatagaaTTTACGCTAGTTACGGCACCTCATCGTCAAATCCATCAACAGCTGCCGCtttggccagcaacagcattcAGGCAGCATCCATTCTAACATCAGCCACCTCATTCAATGCATTGCCGCACTTTCCTCTGTCTTCATCCACATCATCGTTGCTCTCCAAAGTCAGTTCATTCTCAAAttccacagcagccgcagcagcggcatctgCCTCGGCAGCTGTGGCCTCACACTATCAGCCGCCACAAGCGCCGTTGGCAGCCGCAGCTAGCAGCAAAGATTTTGGCAACTATTCAAGTTCGTTTAATAaaaattcagcagcagctgccacaagcTCGAACATGCGAcaggcacaacagcaacagcagcagcagcagcagtaccaacagcagcagcagcaacattatACGTGTCCGCCTCCGCTGGAGGAtccaccaccgccgcccatTTACAGTGCCGGAGCATCGGCCACAATGCCCAAGAAGCTGGCACGCCCCCATGCGGCACAGAGTGCGGCAGCCGCACAGCTGAGCGCCTATGCGGCAGGctcggcaacggcaacgctGCCCAAGAAtatgatgcagcagcagcaacgtttgcagcagcagcagcagcagctacaacagcaacagcaatatcAACAGCCTCTAGGCATGGGCAATGGAAATGGTCATGCGAATCAGCGTCCGCAGTTGCCGCtaccccagcagcagaagctgcgagctgcacagcagcaacatttggtcgagcagcagcagcagcaacgacagccaCCCATACCGTCACGGCACTCGAGTGTGCAGCAAAAGATATTCGTGTCAACGAATCCATTCATACAAACGACAGCCGTCAAGTTTCATTCGCCCTCAGCATCGCCCACTTGCGGCTCGCCTGTAACTGGAGCTGGGTCGGGCTCTGGAGCCGCGGCTAGTATTTATGCCACAACGGCGCGTGGCAgtcatcaccagcagcagcagcagcaactgcagcagcagcagcagtaccagcagcaactgcaacagcaacaacattattatcgcgatgctgctgctggcaacagcaatggcGGCGCTGCATACTACAATCACAACaatgcccatggccatggccatgccaattcgaatgcccatgcccacgcccacgcccacgcccacatgTCCCATGCCCAGGCACATCATCCAA ACTATGCCACAAGCACAAATATCGAAAAGACTGGCAGCATACGGGCCAAGACCAAGGCCGAATTTCTCGAGAATCTCAATGCGAAATTGGCCAAGCAGGGCATGTCCGGCCGTGCATTTGCCGTGCGAAATCTCATCAATAGCAAAGCGCTG ATGTATCAGAATCCACAAAATCTATCGCGACCCAGTGCACAATATCGTAGACCACCCACCTATCCCAACAGCACCACAACCACTGGCACACCCACTGGCACCACTTGTGACGATCAGTGCTAA